Genomic DNA from Salvia miltiorrhiza cultivar Shanhuang (shh) chromosome 1, IMPLAD_Smil_shh, whole genome shotgun sequence:
TATTAGTATAACATATTAATCGTaatttttctataaaataattCTAGCTCATGAAGTAGCAGATTGTGACGAAAAAAAATTCACGATATAATCAtcttaacaaaataaaataagccTGAAATTTCTATTTAAGGGAAAGTTAAATTTAGGAAACTTTTTTATAATTGGGAAGTTGATGGGCTGATTAGCTAATGCCTGCTGATGAGGTGACTAAGTCAACatgcttttattttttacattgaATTTGACTACGCAATTTTTAATCAAATCGCGCAAAAACATTGTTTTTATGAAATCACAAAACaaaatgagttattgaatgtgcctttttattttgttacgttcaaaattcatttttgttattaaaacaaatatatatattttttataattaaaacacCAAAAATGACTAACTGAATATGCCTTTCTTTCGCTACAAAGACACTTTTTCTTTATGTTGAAAAGCATTTCTTAAAAAGAAACATAAATTAacacattatttttattgaaataccaaaaaataaataagaaacataAATTGCCACATTATTTTTATTGGAAAACCAAAAATAGAAATCATTTTGTTGAGAGTGGGATTTGAACCCACGCCCTTTCGGACCAGAACCTTAATCTGGCGCCTTAGACCAACTCGGCCATCTCAACTTATTGTTTATATTTGTTACATAATCTATAGTTGTACTCTTGAAAATGAAATTGACCTCTGCAACAATAATCTTATTTGTTTAATTGTTTTGAATATTTCGTGCATTTAATTGACTATAATAATCAATGGATCAAGAAATTTGGTTAaccattaattatttaatatttacaaTATAGTTTTCCTCTAAAATGAAATATTAGACCATACATCTACTACTTTCTTCCTCCTATTCTCCCATTTTAAACTCTTTCACTTTTCAATTTAGGTTGTCTCATTCCATTTTGATACATCCAATACATAACAAACACCCTTaatataattcataaattataCAATACATCACATAAAAGTTATTCTCTACATTCCCTCTCTTATTTAGTTTGACAAAAATACTCTTAAAAAACCTATTCtctctttttaattttgttatacaCAActctatattttaatatttatgtcCAAAATAAGTAAGACACTTTGTGTGGGACCAATGGAGTAAAATTTTAGGGATCGTGAGATCTCATTTGATGAATGCCTTCCAAAAAGCGTTGTTAATGCGTtgtaatctatataatatataaaaaggcATTTTAACGGTTATTTTTTCCcaccaaattttaaaaatcaattttttaactGCTTCCTATTTTCAGCAAGTATGTAAAAATTACGTGTTCCACTCATTTTTCTTTCTActccacctttttcttttatgttttgatttattttattttctacatCTTTCTAATCtttcgattttatttaattagctttattttaattttatttttgattttaatttcttttgttcATGGCAAATATATGACATCaatttatatctatatttatataatatacaaaaGGATTATTTAAACGGATACTTTttagtgtaatttttttaaaataatttttttaatactctAGAATAcctatttttttcacaattcacaCTCAATCCTgcatgtttttttctttttctcttttttcgtttcaattgtaatataatttgattaatgttaaatatttaatatacatatcaaattaaagattatgaaaatagctttaatttgatataaaaaaatggctttttccctccatttattccctctcttttttttctcttttctcccaccattttttcactatttttttatattttaattcttttctaaacattatcacattattttatttttaaaaaaatatgcacattttaaatttaatatagtaaaaaaatcatgaaaaatgaaGTTAAAACGATTaagttatgaaataaattaaagttaaaatattttatttaaaatacattattttatctctttgttaaaattttacaattttatatatatgtttgtgtatgaaaatacttatttatttattatgacataTATACTACTCGATGATAATAATTCctaatgctaatttttattattgattttttttcatttatttaataactttaactatcattacgctttatacaaagttcaaattttatatttttaaattcaggattttattaaataattaacggGCGTGGAttgttttagtttatttatattaaaaatatattttatatttatatattttaattttatttaatatttatatttatttatttaaatactccctccgtcccaataatgaagtctccttgcttttgggcacgggtatttaggagagttaaaaTAGAGGTAAaagtagtagggaccacataattagtgctttaattaatgttattttatttcttaattaaattgACTAATCAAGTCTTCTCTCTCTGTACGAGAGTTCTGCTGTCGCCGTTCGTCGGCTGTTTCAGCCGCCGGCACGGCTGTTGGCCGTCCGTTCCCCTTTCTCTGGCTCACTGAACACCCACACATACACTCAATCGATCCCTAACTCCCTCACTTAAAGTATGTTCAACCTTCCTTCCCAAAATCGAAACATGCAAGTTCAGCCCCAAAACTTCCTCCTCTATCTggaatccgccgccgccgccgctgctgaggGCCCGGCGAGTCGCCGCCCTTATTCCTTCTAAGAATTCGAAATTATCTCTTCTAATTTGCAACCCAATCAAGAATTCGAAATACACCATGGCTCTGATACACCACAaccaaatttcaaaaaaaattgaattgggAATAAACCTCCCTAATCTGCAACCCTACCACCTCTATACTGCCGTCGTGCCGCCGCACCGCCTTCGAGgaagagagtagagagagagaggcggtggAAGGCAGAGAGATAGGGTTTCGCCTTTTGCAGAGGATGGAGGCGGTGGAAataggaggcggcggcgcctcgccATCGCCAAGAGAGGGCAGCCCTGGTCGCCAGAAAACGGGCGACGGCTGGCTGCGCGGATGTGTGTGGGAGGAAGAGGGCGAATTTTTTTCCCCCAAATCTGCAACAGAGTTGTCGCCTCggttggtggtggcggcgggagGTTGGTGGTGGCGGCCGCATGAGGAAGAGGGCGGCGGGAGGAACGGTGGAGGCGCGAGGTTGATGGTGGCGGCAGCGGGAGGAAGAGGGCGAAGGGAAGACTAGGCGAGAGGTTGGTGGTGGCAGCGGCGTGAGGAAGAGGGCGGAGGGAAGACCGGTGAAGGCGCTCggttggtggcggcggcgggagGAAGCGGGAGGAGGGAAGACCGGTGAAGGCGTGAGGTTGGTGGTGGCGACGGCGGGaggaagatgagagagagagagagagagagcaagggTGGGGATGAAATTGGGGGTAGGTGGAGACCTTTAGTTAATTTACTAAGCCTTGCttaattattgccaaaaaaggaaaggagacttgaatattgggacggcccaaaaaggaataggagacttgaatattgggacggagggagtatgttgtTTAGTTTCAATGttcatcgtgcatcgcacgaatgataATACTAGTTGTTTATTAAGATATAGAACAAGCATCGTATGTCTTGCAAGTTGTGGTCATCTGAAAatatagaaattaattaatatgtcAAGCAATAAAATTCAGATATGGAAAGGTCTCCTCCACCTACTTCTGTATATGCATGATAAATTCACTTAGGCTTCATTTAGACTTTTCTTACATGATAAATTTCTATAATTTTTCGCATATCTTCAAATTTTACGCATTTTCATTAGacgtgtattttatttttatctttcatAAAAATGCCACCATATTCCATATAGCATgagttcttctttctttttgtaTAGAGCTACCATTTTGAAGTTTCTTACTTTTTAAACCAAGCATCATTTCAATTGCCTAATTACGACATCACACTTTAATTAACGATATAATCAAAatgaaatatcaaaatataACTTAACCGCAAAAGTTTTCGAGATACCAATACTAAGGCTTCAACGCTTGAACCATGACGAAGCAACATGAATCTAGATGGAGCTCATGAACCAGTTCTTTCCTATAAACTAATTTGTGAGTGACTATAATAAATGTAATTTATTATAGTATTAAAGCAAGTATTGTATTATTGACTGATTCTAGTGGGTGTTTCCGAAGAAGAGtcaaaatagatataaaaatattaggTAACCAATTCAACTACTACTAATCTTGCGATACAAACAACAGAATTCCAAGACATGAAATTTCTAAGTCTTATTGACTAAAGATGAGATGGAGAAATTAACATCCAAATTTCTCACACATTGTCCAACTACACCATTTAAAATTTGCTGATATTGTTTGTAtctcaaattttaaatagaTGACACAAAATTTAAATTGGATTGGCACGTGTAACATATGATACAAATATTTGTATTGTTAATAATAAGTCCAAAGCATAGACAATGGGAAGGCCCaatttttcatttcataaagccACATCCAAATCTTTTAATTTTGAGTAAAAGGCCCTAACTAGTATTGGGCTCGGCTTTGAAATTAGTAAGCCCAGATATTTCTATTGTTAAACATAAGTCCAACTGTTAATTTTCTTGTTTATCTCAAATTATGTTCCAATTTATTTTTCTGGTGTGTCCCATTCCCAAGTGGAAGAGGTTAGCCCATTCATTTTTATGGTGTTATTTATTTCTTTGTCGATTTACTTTTCATATTTTCCGTCGAGTGGATAATTGTTAAACATGGGCTTCACCGGGAAATTGTTAAATTATGTagtcttaatttatttttcttgtttaaaATTCAATTAGTACGACCTCCCGTTCGATTTGTATTGATATGATACGACACCGATCGAGTCTAGCCGCCACATCTGAATCACCCCTTCTTAAATGTTGATGAATAATGTGGGATGCACGGGCCAcggcatatttatttattcaaaaaaattagatttatagattgtaaaaaaattaatttgaatcaatattattttaagtaaataacactaaaccatcaatataataaaattaataataatcatatTTTGGCCTCTCaaaaattcaaattgtattattattaaaaattcatatttaaatagcccaaaattaattactccctccgtcccactctaatagactcgtttttttttttttttttttgggacgcCTCATTAGAATAAGCTCGTTTTccattttgagaaaaaaaattacttaattGGTGTGTACCAACAACTTTCCTCCTAAAAAgtaaatttcttaatctctatGCCCAAAACAAGTGAGTCTATTAGAGTGAGATAGAGGAAGCAGAAGATTaggaaaaatacgaataatataaaaagaaaaatataacaataaatatgttaatataaatctatataatattttaaatttcaattttaagatatataactacttttttatttataaatttatatttaaattaatacaaattttcttccacttaattgcattaaaaactaCCACTCtaatttaaaaacatataaatttaaagattTATAAGTAATCAACCATGTAAacttttttgaaaagaaaaaaaaatgaaaaaagtatGTTGTTTAACATTAGAGATAAATGAGagcgaacaaaaattaaatttgacactTTAAAGTTTAAACGATCATAACGTATtcattttaacttttttttttttaaatttttacattgaattaaagatcttctcataatatttaaattaacattaacattgaatatttttttatgaattaaagttatcgatttttttaatagaattaaaatagaaaaattaaaaagacaATAGAAAATTTGGAGGGAAAAAATTGGTTGGGGGGAGCGTGGGGGGAACTTAAAAGGTTAAATACTCCTCTTTTATCTTTTACTAGTACGGCCATTCGTGCGATacacgacgaacatcgaaattaaacaataatttaaataaataaatataaatattaaataaaattataatataaataaatataaaatatatattaaaaataaaataaaataatccatgtCAATTACTCAATGAAATCCTGAAtttgaatatataaattttagctttgtataaagcgtaatgataattaaagttattaaataaattttaaacaaaATCGATgataaaaattagcattacgcattattatcattatagagtattacacgttataataaataaataaatattttcatacacaaacataaataaaaagttgtaaaattttaataaagagagaaaataaaatattttacattttaatctttttcataccttttttttaattcatttttcatgattttgatactatattaaatttaaaatgcatattgaatatttttttttcatgaatcaaatgtaacaatgtttagaaaagaattaaaatacataaaaaaaatagtgaaaagattagtgggagaagagagagaaaaaagagatgcagaaattggaggaaaaaaattcctcttttatatattatactatagatatatattaaattttgtcattctcttttaatttgatatgtatattgaagattttattattaattaagatatataaattttagaaaaagaagaagaaatgaaaataacaaaaaagaaattgaaaaagggtatatatataaaaaaaattagcatgAAAAACGGGTACATTAAGATATGCTTGGGGGGCTTCTTTCTTTgtagcattaagttggccgaaaATGTAGGAAcgtgaattcaaaaaaaaaactgattttgttttttaaattttgacgaTAAAAAGTAGCCGTtgaactgctcttttatataatatatagatgtgttatatatagatttattgttCATACTTTCCGCCGAGCATATAGTTGTTCTTAATGTTGGGCGGATAGTTGAGGGAAAACTTGTTAATTAGGTAGTCTTGATTTTTCTTGCTTAAATTTCAATTGGTCACCTCATATGTTCCTTAGTTTTTAGGGGTTCGATTGGTTCGAAACTGATTCGAATCGACCGAATTTTGTAAAATCGAAATCAACTCGATtgtttagaaaaataaattgaatagaTTGACAAATATTGAAAAATTGACTGAAATTGAATCGGCGGAAAATCGATCGATTTTCAAACTGAACCGACCCTGCTTTATAactttttttcgaaaaaaaaaatcatttttttacaCAAATCTACAATATACTTCTTTCGTCCCATAACAAATGATGGAGCCCACATTTCTTTTTTAGCAAGGAGACACTTGTTgtgggacaactcaaaaaaGAAATGTAAACATGTtgggaaattaatgaaatacCATTgtcttattttgatgataccaaaacccttAGATTTTTCTTCTCTGGACTAGAaccttttgaactcaagtgttagagttcggtttACTAGCTAGACTGAAGAATAAAGACTGAAAACCGCTGGACTGAAGATCGAAGAACTGAAGACGCTTGACTGAAGATTAGAACTGAAAAGGCTGGAGACAAAGTACTGAAGTATTTGAAGGACGAAACTTTCGTTGAACGCAGGTTTTGACTTAATACTAGTGCTGGCCACGTGGAAAAAGCGAACTGATAGTTGAATCAAGCATCACTAGACATTTTTCCTCGGACTGAAGACTTAAGTTGAAGATAAGCCACGTATTCAAGCCAAGTACAACTGCATTAAATGCACTTGATACAAAGATCGTCCTCGTCTGAGCAGAGCTTTCCTATTTCGTGCTAACTTTTCAGAAGCGCCATCCTCCTACTGCTAAGGACGCCCAATTCTCAACCAATCAAAAgccttgaagattgaagcctcagccgaAGATTCAAATTTGTCTTACAACGGCAGAAATCTTGAAGATCATctcaccaacggatctattcaagacttctcctatgaatagagctcgaggatcatcttcaatcttcaccgattcaaacactcAAGCTGAATCTTTGCCAAATTTGCAACTCAGCCTACCCACTGCTtaccaaagtttgaatcgaagaagagaatatccAAAGCCCAAATCAGTTCACTGATTACTAAAATTCTCTTACATTCTTAGGCAATCTCATTATAAATCCTTACCCTAATTTTCGATTACCGAGAGCTTGTTCTTAGTAATCTAGTTGATATTCGAACCCTTTTTCAAaagagcgaaaagagagtttgagagagagagttctaTACTGTtgtctgaactcaagagttcttgGCCTCTGCAAGCTAGACGTGTGTTGTCATAGCAACTACGAGTTGAGAAAGAGACGAAAAGTCCAATCCAGTGTATTGACACTGAAACCTTTGTTGTTTCAgtttaaggtttgttgtgcacccgtaagcacaagcccaaagtatttgtttgtttgatcagttggccgtggatgtaggaactcATTttttgaaccacgtaaaaatcgttgtgttgtttattgctttcagttATTTCCTTTCTCCCGTTGTGTTCAAACTCTTTATCTAACTGAAACTgtttaactgaaaagagaaacttaaAATCGACCaagtgtttttttttatcagaaaatcTGAAAACTTTATTGAAAACAAGGTATCAGCGGTACCGATGAACAATTACAAGTTATGGCATAACAGATTTCCTGCCATCCAGGAGGAGAAATTACATCTCAAATCCGTAAGCTTGAAAATCTTATTCCAGCTCCATAATCTAACTTTGATATCTCGAGTCATATTTTCAAAGTGTTAATCAAAGGATATTTGTTAAAGTTTAATTTCCGATGTTGATGTTACCAGTCTAATTAACAAATtctcggatagtcagtaagatttataaaaCTTATCTGATTTGAAATTCTAGACTGAAACCTTACGTGAATTATCAGTTTATCGAGTTGTTGCTAAACTGAAATCAAATACTGAAACTATTTCAACATCAGTCTAAACCCCTTTCCTAAACTGAAACCTCTTTGACTGTTGACTTGAGTCTACacttttcagtatcagttgataCTCATCAGTTTTTCaaaagaattttttaaaatagcctactagtgtattcccccctccccctccacatacaccagttcagtgaccctccgggacccaacaaaaCACTTGTTatgggactgagggagtataatttatattttatccgTCTTTTAAAAACATGcacattttgtcattttggatagtctcacaaaaacatgcaCTTTTCAGTTTTGAACACTACCCACCacaattcatttattttttatcccttattttcgtacttattcacaaaaaattcATCATGGTCCACCACTACTTTTCGTTAATTAACTCATTACCCATTAATTAACATTTTAAAGTGAGATCcctttttcactcacaatatacttccatctaacatttcttaaaactcatgtcactCACTCTATCGCCGCCGTTTCCACCGCGCCCCTGCTCGCCCCGCCTCGCCCCGCCTCGCTCCGCCCCGCGCCGCTCTGCGCCCTGCGCTGCTGCCCGCCTCGCTCCGCCCCGCGCCGCTCCGCGCCCTGCGCTGCTGCCCGCCCCGCGCCTCGCCGTGGTCGCCCCGCCTCGCGCCGCTGCCGCCCTGCGCCGCTGCTCGCCCCGCCCTGCGCCGCTGCCCGTCCCACGCCGCGCTGCTGCTCGCCCCGCCCCTCCCTGGCGCCGTGTCCTCTGCTGCCAGCGCCGGATTCCTCCGCCGCCACCGGTCCTCCTCCTCCGCGGCCACCGGTCCTCTTCCTCCGCTGCTTGCGTCCGTCGGATTCCTCCATaggtttgtaattttttttttaatttccattaattatttgaaaaatcCTATTATGTTTGCATCAAGAACTTCCACTGTGTGAGTCTGACTGCGATGACATTCAAGGTGTGTTCGTGCCATTGCCGAAGTGAAATTATTTGGATAAGTCTATCTAACTTTCTATCTTGCATAagttaaaattgaatttttgtATGATTCAATCTTGAATGAAGAGGTCTTGGGTTTCACTTAGGACTTTCTTGTTATATCTGTTGATGTTCGTTTTTTAGGATACGAGAGTATGATTAGACGGTAGTAGCTGTTATTGTTGATGGAGATGCTAGTTTAAGTCTAGCTAGCTTTGTATCTTGTGAAAATTAGAATTGAATTTTTGTATGATTCGATCATGAATGAAGAGGTCATGTATTCTGCTGAGGGCTTCCTTGGTATATGTTTTGCAGTTCATGTAGCCATATATCTATCCGTTTGAGCAAATTGCATACATAATCATGTTAAAAAAATTCGGGAAGATAATATCTTTCTTTGTCATTTATAGGATACAAAAGTATGATTTGGAGACGGTAGTGGCTGTAATTGTCGATGGAGATGCTAGCTTAAAGGTCGACACACAGTTCCTGAAACTCAATCTGCGCCCAGGCTCTCTCTACCAGTTCATTGGGGAACTGCAGATTGAACCAAATAATGAGGTAAGGCGACTTATTTTCCATTTACACGAAAACTTTCTTAGCTTACGAGTATGACCATCCACTTGTATTCTATTGTGGAATTGAGGATTTATACATTGGTGGATATGAAGGCAGCAATACGCCTGCTGCTTGATTATATAGATTTACTATATGGCTTCTTCTTCTCAGGCGATTTTGGAGGCTCGAGTTGGAGATAGCACGTCAAAAGGAGGAGATGAGGCAGAAAGATGAGCAGACCGATGCTCGATTTCAGGCTCAGCAGCGTATGTTCGAGGAGATATTGGCTAGGCTTCCACCTGGACCCACTGGACCCACTCCACCCACTGGACCATCATCTTGATTATGTTGtgtttttgtattttgaatacttgaatatttctattatatatttgtgaacacttgaatattttgttaAGTTATGACTATTCGAATGctaatttaaatttcatttggTGTTTTCGATATTGATGGttatataattgaaaagaagCGTGTAACAGGACGTCGTTAAATTGTATAatgcaaatttaaaaaaaaaattgtattaaaaaataccgacggaatttaattccgttgctaatacccgcacgaaaattaccgacggaatttgaTTCCGTTGCTAATACCCGTACGAAAATTACCAACGGAATTTGATTCCGTTGCTAATACCCGCACgaaatttaccgacggaatttgaTTCCGTTGCTAAtcgcgacggaaaattccgttgcTATTTCCGTCGTTAAGTCTAGACGACGCCGTCGTCGTCCCCTCGTAGCCGACGGGCATTCCGTTGctatttccgtcggtaatttaaCAACGGATTTaatttccgtcggtaaaaatTTTACCGACCATATTTTAAGCGACGTACGCGCGCCGTCGTTAATCCGTCGGTATTAGTTTTTAGCAACGGAATTTTTGactttaccgacggaattttccgtcggtaatcggtcaaattcttgtagtgaagtataatttataaaatatatattttatttaatcattGGTTTGGTTCGATTCCAGACCAATCCAAAATAGGAAAACTGAATCTAAACCGATAATTAGTCGGTTTTCTCTTAAGAAAATCGAACTAAAAATAACCCCATATTTTTTAACCCAAGCGAGAATTATTGGTTCAGTCAGTTTTTCCGGTTCGAATTTTGCACACCCCTACGAATTCTTTTATGAATCCTCACGGGTTTGTCTGCATATCATAGAAACAACGTTACTGACTCTGCCATTTTTGACGGATCCATGCATTTAAATCTGCAAACGTGCCACAATCTACATGAACAGTCTCGAACTCCTTCTCATCTTATTCCTCTTTATCGAACTTAGGCTTTGTTTATGGGacatatgttttttttatcaGAGTTGTCTTCAATGATTGCCTCAGACGTCGGTTTTGGAAAAACACAATTCCTCGATAAATTTAGATTGGTATCAGTAAACCAATTTAGTCATGCCATGTGCTGTTTGAGGGACTCATCAATGTCTATTAGATGGGTTGTGTAGTCACACATTGACAAACATGACATCTTGAACGAAGGTTTATAAACTCCATGATTTGGTTAAGAGTTGCCAACGTCGTGCATCACATAGACCCCTGGCTTGACCTCCACACTGTACAATCAAGCAAGCTGATCATCGATACTCAAAAGAGATTTGATGATCTTACCATTCCTAGCTCTCGATAAAAAATATAGATGGTAGGAATTTATTATATAGCATTTTGTTCCTTAGTCGTCTATCTATTTGTTTTCTGTTCAAATAAATAGCTAAATAAGCGATCAACGTTGACGTGgttattactcctcatcattaAATATTATAGTTCAAAGTTGAAACACGCTTCATGGTTGAAAAAATTAGTCCTACATGTTTCTATTAACTTTTCGCCTTGGACCGAAAGTTATTAGTTAATGGGCAGAAAGTTCAACAAATGGAAAGTCATTAGATAATAGACTTATGAGCAGAATGTTCACAAATTTTGGGCGGAAACTTAATAGTGGTGTTATTCtaagtgttaatatataagagtacccacttttacatagtaaaaataaattttatccactcaaataaaaacttaaaaaaatactcactttttatgttaaaggactaaattacccttttatataaatgggcaaaccctagcctcctctcattctctcatttctctctccctctcttctctctctctctctacacgctctctcttctctctctctatacacgctgactctttctcttctctctctttctctcgatcTTTCTCTTCCAAGCAGCGCCGCAGCATGCTCCCACGCCCACCGCCAACTCCGTCGCCCACGACGAGGCCAGCAGCAGCGCCACCGACCCCGGCGGTGGCGCATCAGCCGTCTCCGCTTCTCCAATCTCAGCCGGCgtcgatttctctctctctttgcgAAAATTCACTTGCTGCAGGCGGCGGAGGTGGTGGTGAAGATGCTGTTCGCGGTTGTCGTGATATCGAATCTGGCGATCTGTaaattggaatttcagatctggaGCTACCTAGCCAAATCCGCCGGAGAGGAGGCGGTGGACGACGATCAGCAGCCCCGCCACCACCCGCGGCGCCGCCTTGCTGCGGTAGGGTCGTGCGTTGCCTTCCCCTCCAACTCCCTCTGATAATCAGTATCTATAACCGATTGAATTTCtaaattaaaacctaatttcaattcaattaaaacataattttcgattgtgagagagagggagaattgGGGGAGAgttgattgttgatgatgagaATGATTGGGATGTAGACTTTGGTtatattcaatttgaatttaatcgaaaaaaatacaaataacgaagaaattgatgaaaatcacgCAATTTtatacaaatgttcttgaattcacaaccaggtatatgaattcacaactgaattatcggcgttggttgtgaattcacaattgaaatagtgttgattgtgaattcaaattttattggttgtgaattcacaacttgaaatagtgttggttgtgaatttaagttttatcggttgtgaattcacaactcgaaataatgttggttgtgaattcacaaccaacacttgttattcacaaccaatacttgaattcacaaccagtgaacaatggatatttgtaaa
This window encodes:
- the LOC131006435 gene encoding uncharacterized protein LOC131006435 — its product is MEESDGRKQRRKRTGGRGGGGPVAAEESGAGSRGHGAREGRGEQQRGVGRAAAQGGASSGAGRQRREAGRPRRGAGRAAAQGAERRGAERGGQQRRAQSGAGRSEAGRGGASRGAVETAAIE